The stretch of DNA CGAGAACGAAGAAAGAtcgatctagaaataacgtagaaaattctgcTGACCTTTAAAGTACTTCTACGATCAAAATTGACCTTCGTAAATTCTTGAAAAAACGCATTCCTTGAAGCTTATAAGTGTAAATATACTCATCTAAAGCAATGAAATGAAGTTTCCTTCACGTTCTGTACAAATATTTAGTCATTGGAGCCGATGGTTTTCGAGTCCGCCATTACCAGTTTACGTTTCAGTGAGCCCGCGTGAAAATCATGATCCTTGCTGCGGTCACTCTAatgtgacgtcattttcttaACAGCATCCTGAGCAAGAGAGTTTTCTTAAAGTAGTGATGAACATCACAGCTTAAGTTCGGAAAGCGGTCAGAAAGCTTCACAGTAGCGTCTGATCACCATATTGACCACGGCGAAAAAAATTACGCGGCTTACGACGACACTGTTGAGCCAGCACGCCGAACAATTAGCGCTGGATGAGGAAGAGGAGCAAACGTTTTTGGCTCAATTTTCCGGCGAGGATGATACGAGAGAGTGGTAAGTCGAAATATTATTCGCTCTATATTTGAAGCTAAGATTAGACTATTGGCTAAAAATCCACCGAAATGATGTCATGATGTATAAGGTATAAGGTATAATTTATTTACCGTCAGGTACACGGGGAGTGGTCGCCCAGTCTCCCGAGCCGGGGGCTCATGATAAAAGTGACTGACTAAAGCGAACTAGAGAATCAAACGTATGAATGTTTTCACCCTATCGTTAACTTTTAGTTTGGGCAAGATTGTAATTTCGTTTCCCCCAACCAGGTGTAAATGCTCAAACTGTTTGCTGGAACGGATCACCAAGTTTAATGAATGCTTGTGGTGTATGGAGATTGATAGATGCCGAGAGAAGATGGAGGAGAGCGACCTTGAGGACAAGTTCATTGTCGACCACTCTGGATTTGGAGTATGCTGCCTCAATAGTTGGGTTCATAGGACTTAAAACACGGTCAAAGAGATCTTACCGCGCAACCAGAACTCAGACGAATGCTACCCAGTCCGAGTATGTTATTTTCTATGAACTATTTTGCAATGCTGCTCACACAAATGTTCTCTAAGTGAAAACAAGTTGAGTGTGTAGTGCCTCAAAGTTACTAGAGGTGGTAGCCTTGCTAGCATTTTACCGACTCAGTTTACCTGTTTCTAGTGCTTTGAGGTTCAAAGCAAAGGTGTGATCAACAATGATTTATTAGACGAGAATAGAGTGATTTTACTCAGCCCAAGGAACAGATcgtaatgttattttttttttcatgcccAATAACTACGAGTAAACAAAAGAGAACAGTGGAATTATTGTATTATATAGTGCATGGTATTCTCCTTCGTATTTCATGGGTTATATAAAATTACTCCAATAATAGATAATACTGGACAgcaattaggaaataattttaattgagtttttttcttgtttaaagtAACAATCATTTCTATGTACATATTTTTAGTAATTTGGCTCACTTCAGGTTCTCACACCAAAAAAAAGACTCTTTTATCTGGTACAGAACCCCAAATGCAATAAAGTGTGTGCAGGCGAGGATTATAGTGAGAGGGATTTTGTTGACAGCAGTCACGTGCACTTCACTGCAAGAATAAGCATCAGAGACAAAACAAGCCAAGAAATGACACGTTTTGAAATTTTAGTCAACTGTTTGGACACTTTCTTTGTGAAGAATTTTTGTAACTCGTCAGTAGTTGGCAACTGGTAGTAAAATTCCATTCCTCAGTCAATACCTGTAATGGATGCTTTGCTTTTACTGTATTGAAATGTTTCATTGCATAAATGCGAACACAAGGCTCTACGAAATAAAGAACACTGAAATGGAAAGTTACAAAGAGTGGGCACTGCAGAAATGGATAGACCTGGATAATAATgtattagtgtttctttaaaaaTGACCCAGTCAGGGCCTTTTCTTGGGTGTCCACATTTTTTACAGGTTGGTCTTTTTCGTGGTCCTTTTCGGCCAGTAGTTGACTGAGGCGGGTTTTGAAGTTGCTGTAGCTCAGCAActgataaaaaaggaaaaaaagttaataaaggcataaaaaatgtaagcaaattttAGATTGTCGTTTTCGATAactagaaaaaatatatatataataaacctCAGTGTGCAAGTTTACCTTAAGCATGGTGCACCGTAGTGTAAACAGTAAGAAGATACATGTCAGTAACACAGATTTTGAATTGTGCATAAGCTTGAATCTTAGCATGTTTGACGAATATTTGAGTTCCATCTATTCTTGTCTGTGAGTGCATCTATACACGTACAGCTGTACACTCACTGTCACAGTCTTTCTTTTACTTCAACCAAAAACCTTTTTACTGCCTTACATCAGAAACCCATgaggttgaaacgtgtaacggccacttgtgtgctgggaaacaagcttctgaatattcaatttgctaagtaccatatttggaacaacaagagggaggggtttccaaatatggtacttaattagcactgaaacattcaagcAATCAATTCGCACTAattattcggaagctgtgaacgcgcgttacacgtttcaacccttatgggtttctgcttacATATTACAGACAGTAAGCCCACAGCATTTAAAATGAGCTGGCCGCTCACAATTTTGCTGCTTAGTCAATATTTTCATGTAAGTTTAGTTATATTGATTAAATGACACCCACACTAGTTTATGTCTCTGCTACCTGCCAATCCGGTTATTCTACGTACTAGAGTAAAACAATGACTGTGCTTGATGGTGTACCTGCACATGTAGGTGGGCATATTTTAGTCTCCCTTTTCTtgcaaaaatacatgtataatgacTACTTTTTTTCATGATTGTTGATTAAAGTAAATCAAAACAGCCTGAAAAAGCTAAGATAACCTCACAGGAATGTTCGCGCATTTCGCGTGCTTACCTTTTGCCGTTCCATCTTCTTCGTGCGGCGATTTCTTTCCGACGCACGCGCTTTTTTTGGCTAGCCCTTCTTCCATATACTTGGCAAGGACCCACGCTTGACTCGGTCAAAGTGAACAGAGCATATAACAAATTTAGTGCCCGGCTTAGGGTTAAAATCCTTTCTCTTGGTACGTTCTCACGAACCAAATCCACATTACACATACATCCCTCGTTTTGACCGACGGACTATGCAAACCAATTCCAACCGTTCGATTAGAGCGGTTGTTGCGATCCTGGACAACACAGAGACTTCCCACCATCGATTAAATGCTTGAATTTAATACGGCAACTTGCACTAACGACGCATCTAAGTAAGAACAGAgtagaaattgtgtaaaatccGCTGAGAAAAATTCTAGTCGCCGGGATACGTTAAGAAAATGACGGCACTTGTATTTATCCCGCGAACACTAAGTACCCGTTGGTAACCAGGCCAGGAGAACATGGCGATTTAATGGAGGACGAAATTAATGAACTTGGAGTGAGAAAAAAAAGCACTTCCCTTCATCGTATAGAAATGAAACTTGCCGTTCTGAAAGGAAAATCATTTctccactttatcaaatactttcagatgtgaggtTTAATGCTGTGTCAATCATCGGAAAGAATTCGAAACTAATTTTTCGCACATTGAAAACTACGTCtgcgtggccgagtggttaaatGCGCTTTGTACGTGCCCCTAAATTGGGAAAAGTGTGGGTGTTCCAATCGACGCACGGGGGTATGGAAATAGTGGAAGGCATAAAGTTTGAGACCTTATGCGTTCCATGGCGCAAAAAGCACTGATGATAAAGTTAGATTTCCTCATGGGAGCTTAATTCAATCTctgtggggtatgcacatttgtgactacgaagaaaaaaaattttaaaaaaattcgacCGGTTTTATGACGCGGTATGCTCTGCAACCCACGTAAAAAGCGTCAGCTTTAATAAGTCATGCTTTGGCTGAAAGGAAGCCGTCACGGCATTGATTATGAAACAAGCTCGGATGGGAATAATCGTTATTTAGAAATGTAATCTATTTGGTTTTTAAGCTTTGGTTTCCTACTAATTTCTTTCCGAAATCAACTCTAAACTTCGAAATAAACTTTAACCCGgcggtactccggttttcacCTCTCAACCAACATTTggcttgatttgcgttaattgttgatttgagtttacagtgtccccaattagtgttccaAGGCTAAAGCGATTACACTCTTAAATAACGttcctttcgtttcttttcctttatcgAAGTGTAAGTCGTTTCTCTGTTGATGGCGGTGGGTTGCAGAAATTGTGGCTGCCGTCGAAAGCAGCATATCTGAGCTCTCGGCTGAGAAAAAACTTACGGTAAGAACACAAGTTTCAGAAGTCCTCAGCAGAGCCCGCCCACCGCCATCAAATATTGCGTCGAAGGAAATGAAAGCCTTACAAGATCTCCGAAAGGACAAATCAAGACTCATCATATCGGCGGACAAAGGGAACTGTACAGTTGTCATGGACCGCAAAGATTATGATGATAAAGTAAAAGAACTTCTCGGTGATGAATCGACCTACAAGTCTTAAAGAAAGATCCAACCAAAAAGACGGAAAGAGACATGAACGGCATATTGCTGAAAATGAAACGGGAAGGGACGATCGGGGAAAAACTGTACAGAAACCTTCACAGCTCGGATGGCCTAACCCCTCGATTCTATGGTTTGCCCAAAATCCACAAGAACGGAAACCCATTACGACCCATCGTCTCATTTATTTCGTCCCCGAGGTACAATCTTTCCAAGTATGTGGCTAAGATCTTAAAACCCCTGACTGGCAACTCCGCCTATACCGTCAAGAATAGCACTGAGTTCTGTGGAAGCATTGCTGACATTAATCTTCAGGGTGACGACGAGCTTGTCTCCTTCGACGTCGTCTCTTTGTTTACGTCAATTCCGGTAGATATAGCTGTTAATGTTGCTCACAACCGCCTGGTTAATGACGAAAATCTACCAGAAAGGACGGCCCTATCGGTTACTGACGTTATTAAATTACTTGATTTCTGCTTGTCAACCACCAACTTTCAATACGGCCACGAACATTATCAGCAGATCCATGGgacagctatgggttcacccGTTTCCGCCGTAATGGCAAATATGGTCATGGAAGACCTTGAAGAAAGAGCACTAACTACTCTCACCAATCAACCTCTGTTTTAGAAAAGATTTGTGGACGACGTGAGTACAACCACGAAATTTGATAGTACTCAGACTTTTCTCGAACATCTGAATTCAATTGAACCCTGCATTAAGTTCACGGTTGAACGCGAAAGCGAGGGAAAAATTGCCTTCCTTGACACTATGGTTCACCACCAGGAAGACGGAAGattaacttttcttttctttttcatcgcACCATCCTAGTATGCACAAGCGGGCTGTGGTTAAATCATTGATGGATCGGGCCGAAAGAATCCCCACAACAAAATCTGATCGAGGTAAGGAAAAGCAACGAGTAATATCGACATTACAGTCCAATGGATACCCCAAGCGCTTTATTTTGGATGCCAGCAAGCCTAAACCACCGTCGAAGGACACAATCAACGCTGCAGAATCCGGGCGGGGCTATAGCACAATTCCATACGTCAGCGGGACCTCTGAGCCAATAAAGAGAGTTTTGGAAAACCACGGCATCAAAGTGGCATTCAAACCCTATCAAACAATGAGCCAGATGTTTCCCAAACCGAAAGACCAAATAGACAAAGAAGAAACTCGTGGCCCTGTTTACGACATTCCTTGTGCTGATTGTAGCAAGAGCTACGGCGGCgaaacgcaaagaaaattcTCAACAAGAAAAGGCAAGCCCCAGAAGGCTGTCGCACGGAGACAAAGCAAAAAATCAGCACTTGCACACCACGTGACAAATACCAATCACGATATCGCATGGGATGAGGCCACAATTCTCAGGAGTAATAGTAATTGGCACCAAAGGAAGATTTTGGATACTTGGGAGATTAATTGCG from Montipora capricornis isolate CH-2021 chromosome 9, ASM3666992v2, whole genome shotgun sequence encodes:
- the LOC138016376 gene encoding uncharacterized protein; the protein is MNGILLKMKREGTIGEKLYRNLHSSDGLTPRFYGLPKIHKNGNPLRPIVSFISSPRYNLSKYVAKILKPLTGNSAYTVKNSTEFCGSIADINLQGDDELVSFDVVSLFTSIPVDIAVNVAHNRLVNDENLPERTALSVTDVIKLLDFCLSTTNFQYGHEHYQQIHGTAMGSPVSAVMANMVMEDLEERALTTLTNQPLF
- the LOC138016377 gene encoding uncharacterized protein — translated: MHKRAVVKSLMDRAERIPTTKSDRGKEKQRVISTLQSNGYPKRFILDASKPKPPSKDTINAAESGRGYSTIPYVSGTSEPIKRVLENHGIKVAFKPYQTMSQMFPKPKDQIDKEETRGPVYDIPCADCSKSYGGETQRKFSTRKGKPQKAVARRQSKKSALAHHVTNTNHDIAWDEATILRSNSNWHQRKILDTWEINCARDPLNRDDGALLPKEYLHLTLANKKK